A single genomic interval of Calypte anna isolate BGI_N300 chromosome 3, bCalAnn1_v1.p, whole genome shotgun sequence harbors:
- the SLC35A1 gene encoding CMP-sialic acid transporter isoform X1, with protein MSPPKENVSLLFKLYCLTVMTLVAATYTVALRYTRTVEADLYFSTTAVCITEVIKLFLSVGMLAKETGSLTRLITSLKENVFGSHKELLKLSVPSLVYALQNNMAFVALSNLDAAVYQVTYQLKIPCTALCTVLMLNRSLTKLQWFSVFMLCGGVTLVQWNPAQATKVQVEQNALVGFGAIAVAVLCSGFAGVYFEKVLKSSDTSLWVRNIQMYLSGIVVTLFGVYMSDRAQVLEKGFFYGYTYYVWLVIFLASVGGLYTSIVVKYTDNIMKGFSAAAAIVLSTVASVVLFGLQITLSFSLGALLVCISIYLYGLPRQDTTKIQSSETTSPKERLAAV; from the exons ATGTCGCCTCCGAAAG aaaatgtCAGCTTGCTGTTCAAGTTGTACTGCCTCACAGTGATGACCCTGGTTGCTGCAACGTACACGGTCGCACTGCGGTACACGAGGACAGTGGAGGCAGATCTGTACTTCTCAACCACAGCTGTGTGCATCACTGAAGTTATCAAGTTGTTCTTGAGTGTGGGCATGTTAGCTAA AGAAACTGGAAGTCTGACAAGGCTAATAACatctttaaaggaaaatgtgtttggaAGTCATAAAGAACTGCTAAAATTAAGTGTTCCATCTTTGGTGTATGCTCTCCAAAATAATATGGCGTTTGTGGCTCTTAGCAACTTGGATGCAGCAGTCTACCAG GTGACGTACCAGCTGAAGATCCCTTGCACAGCTTTATGTACAGTCCTGATGCTAAACCGTTCCCTTACTAAGCTGCAGTGGTTCTCTGTCTTCATGCTCTGTGGGGGTGTGACCCTTGTGCAGTGGAACCCTGCTCAGGCTACAAAAGTACAG GTGGAGCAAAACGCATTGGTGGGGTTTGGAGCAATTGCTGTTGCTGTATTGTGTTCAGGATTTGCAG gagtttATTTTGAGAAGGTCTTGAAGAGTTCAGATACTTCCTTGTGGGTGAGGAATATTCAGATGTACCTATCTGGGATTGTGGTGACTTTATTTGGTGTGTACATGTCAGACAGAGCCCAAGTTCTTGAGAAGGGGTTCTTCTATGGCTATACTTACTACGTCTGGCTTGTCATCT TTCTTGCCAGTGTAGGTGGCCTCTACACTTCTATTGTTGTTAAGTACACAGATAACATCATGAAAggcttttctgcagcagcagccattgTTCTTTCTACTGTGGCATCAGTTGTCCTCTTTGGCCTCCAGATAA ctctcagcttctccctggGTGCTCTCCTGGTGTGTATTTCCATTTACCTCTATGGATTACCTCGACAAGACACCACCAAAATCCAGTCCTCAGAGACAACGAGCCCAAAAGAGAGACTTGCTGCTGTGTGA
- the SLC35A1 gene encoding CMP-sialic acid transporter isoform X3, producing the protein MTLVAATYTVALRYTRTVEADLYFSTTAVCITEVIKLFLSVGMLAKETGSLTRLITSLKENVFGSHKELLKLSVPSLVYALQNNMAFVALSNLDAAVYQVTYQLKIPCTALCTVLMLNRSLTKLQWFSVFMLCGGVTLVQWNPAQATKVQVEQNALVGFGAIAVAVLCSGFAGVYFEKVLKSSDTSLWVRNIQMYLSGIVVTLFGVYMSDRAQVLEKGFFYGYTYYVWLVIFLASVGGLYTSIVVKYTDNIMKGFSAAAAIVLSTVASVVLFGLQITLSFSLGALLVCISIYLYGLPRQDTTKIQSSETTSPKERLAAV; encoded by the exons ATGACCCTGGTTGCTGCAACGTACACGGTCGCACTGCGGTACACGAGGACAGTGGAGGCAGATCTGTACTTCTCAACCACAGCTGTGTGCATCACTGAAGTTATCAAGTTGTTCTTGAGTGTGGGCATGTTAGCTAA AGAAACTGGAAGTCTGACAAGGCTAATAACatctttaaaggaaaatgtgtttggaAGTCATAAAGAACTGCTAAAATTAAGTGTTCCATCTTTGGTGTATGCTCTCCAAAATAATATGGCGTTTGTGGCTCTTAGCAACTTGGATGCAGCAGTCTACCAG GTGACGTACCAGCTGAAGATCCCTTGCACAGCTTTATGTACAGTCCTGATGCTAAACCGTTCCCTTACTAAGCTGCAGTGGTTCTCTGTCTTCATGCTCTGTGGGGGTGTGACCCTTGTGCAGTGGAACCCTGCTCAGGCTACAAAAGTACAG GTGGAGCAAAACGCATTGGTGGGGTTTGGAGCAATTGCTGTTGCTGTATTGTGTTCAGGATTTGCAG gagtttATTTTGAGAAGGTCTTGAAGAGTTCAGATACTTCCTTGTGGGTGAGGAATATTCAGATGTACCTATCTGGGATTGTGGTGACTTTATTTGGTGTGTACATGTCAGACAGAGCCCAAGTTCTTGAGAAGGGGTTCTTCTATGGCTATACTTACTACGTCTGGCTTGTCATCT TTCTTGCCAGTGTAGGTGGCCTCTACACTTCTATTGTTGTTAAGTACACAGATAACATCATGAAAggcttttctgcagcagcagccattgTTCTTTCTACTGTGGCATCAGTTGTCCTCTTTGGCCTCCAGATAA ctctcagcttctccctggGTGCTCTCCTGGTGTGTATTTCCATTTACCTCTATGGATTACCTCGACAAGACACCACCAAAATCCAGTCCTCAGAGACAACGAGCCCAAAAGAGAGACTTGCTGCTGTGTGA
- the SLC35A1 gene encoding CMP-sialic acid transporter isoform X2, protein MVKGGSRGALGGRAALYGVMGGAAGHGGRLRPGGLGAFCGHDVASERETGSLTRLITSLKENVFGSHKELLKLSVPSLVYALQNNMAFVALSNLDAAVYQVTYQLKIPCTALCTVLMLNRSLTKLQWFSVFMLCGGVTLVQWNPAQATKVQVEQNALVGFGAIAVAVLCSGFAGVYFEKVLKSSDTSLWVRNIQMYLSGIVVTLFGVYMSDRAQVLEKGFFYGYTYYVWLVIFLASVGGLYTSIVVKYTDNIMKGFSAAAAIVLSTVASVVLFGLQITLSFSLGALLVCISIYLYGLPRQDTTKIQSSETTSPKERLAAV, encoded by the exons ATGGTGAAAGGCGGGAGCCGGGGCGCTCTAGGCGGCCGCGCCGCTCTCTATGGTGTGATGGGAGGAGCGGCGGGACACGGCGGACGGCTCCGGCCCGGCGGCCTCGGCGCTTTCTGCGGGCACGATGTCGCCTCCGAAAG AGAAACTGGAAGTCTGACAAGGCTAATAACatctttaaaggaaaatgtgtttggaAGTCATAAAGAACTGCTAAAATTAAGTGTTCCATCTTTGGTGTATGCTCTCCAAAATAATATGGCGTTTGTGGCTCTTAGCAACTTGGATGCAGCAGTCTACCAG GTGACGTACCAGCTGAAGATCCCTTGCACAGCTTTATGTACAGTCCTGATGCTAAACCGTTCCCTTACTAAGCTGCAGTGGTTCTCTGTCTTCATGCTCTGTGGGGGTGTGACCCTTGTGCAGTGGAACCCTGCTCAGGCTACAAAAGTACAG GTGGAGCAAAACGCATTGGTGGGGTTTGGAGCAATTGCTGTTGCTGTATTGTGTTCAGGATTTGCAG gagtttATTTTGAGAAGGTCTTGAAGAGTTCAGATACTTCCTTGTGGGTGAGGAATATTCAGATGTACCTATCTGGGATTGTGGTGACTTTATTTGGTGTGTACATGTCAGACAGAGCCCAAGTTCTTGAGAAGGGGTTCTTCTATGGCTATACTTACTACGTCTGGCTTGTCATCT TTCTTGCCAGTGTAGGTGGCCTCTACACTTCTATTGTTGTTAAGTACACAGATAACATCATGAAAggcttttctgcagcagcagccattgTTCTTTCTACTGTGGCATCAGTTGTCCTCTTTGGCCTCCAGATAA ctctcagcttctccctggGTGCTCTCCTGGTGTGTATTTCCATTTACCTCTATGGATTACCTCGACAAGACACCACCAAAATCCAGTCCTCAGAGACAACGAGCCCAAAAGAGAGACTTGCTGCTGTGTGA